One Vitis vinifera cultivar Pinot Noir 40024 chromosome 8, ASM3070453v1 genomic window carries:
- the LOC100262692 gene encoding E3 ubiquitin-protein ligase PUB24 → MDDVEIPEYFICPISLQIMRDPVTAITGITYDRESIENWLFKGNNTCPVTKQPLPPDSDLTPNHTLRRLIQSWCTENASNGVVRIPTPKAPLTKSHVVKLVKELWVPQLQLKTLRKLELLAMENERNRRYMVEAGVIKSMSSFLVACFNKQQTVGLEEALSILYLIRVNPTSETRLLPIENDRIMETFTWILQCKMDGHSSIKAHALLVLKVMVKTASSTQLERLKPEFLSSVVGVLREGISHQGINAALHILLDTCPWGRNRMSMIESGAIHDVIEIELGMPERRTTELILGILFHLCSCADGRSQFLSHSGAIAVVSNRMLNVSIAADDRAILILSLISKYCGTCVVLEEMISVRAVSKLCVVLQADYAHYLKEKAREILRSHYDFWKNSPCFISSPLSKIQLI, encoded by the coding sequence ATGGATGATGTTGAAATTCCTGAGTACTTCATCTGTCCCATATCGCTTCAGATCATGAGAGATCCAGTTACAGCCATAACTGGAATCACATACGATCGAGAGAGCATCGAAAACTGGCTGTTCAAAGGCAACAACACATGCCCAGTCACCAAACAACCATTACCCCCTGATTCTGACTTGACTCCCAATCACACCCTCCGGCGATTGATCCAATCTTGGTGCACTGAGAATGCTTCAAACGGCGTGGTTCGGATTCCCACTCCTAAGGCTCCTCTCACCAAGTCTCATGTTGTGAAGCTGGTGAAGGAGCTTTGGGTTCCTCAGTTGCAGCTCAAAACTCTGAGGAAGTTGGAGTTGCTTGCTATGGAGAATGAGAGAAACAGGAGGTATATGGTGGAAGCTGGGGTAATTAAAAGCATGTCGTCATTTCTTGTGGCTTGTTTCAATAAACAGCAGACTGTTGGCCTTGAAGAAGCTCTCAGCATTCTCTATCTGATTCGGGTTAATCCAACTTCCGAGACAAGGCTACTACCGattgaaaatgatagaattatGGAAACTTTTACATGGATTTTGCAGTGCAAGATGGATGGTCACAGCAGTATTAAAGCACATGCGCTGTTGGTGTTGAAGGTAATGGTGAAAACAGCAAGCTCCACCCAGCTAGAGAGGCTAAAACCTGAGTTCTTGTCGAGTGTTGTAGGGGTGCTTAGGGAAGGGATCTCGCACCAGGGCATCAATGCCGCCTTGCACATCTTGCTAGACACGTGTCCGTGGGGAAGAAACCGAATGAGTATGATTGAATCCGGGGCAATTCATGACGTCATAGAGATTGAATTAGGAATGCCGGAGAGGAGGACGACGGAGCTGATTCTAGGGATATTGTTTCATCTATGCTCCTGCGCTGATGGTAGATCTCAGTTCCTAAGCCACAGTGGTGCAATTGCTGTGGTCTCCAACAGGATGCTCAATGTTTCCATAGCAGCCGACGATCGAGCCATTTTGATACTTTCTTTGATAAGCAAGTACTGCGGGACTTGTGTGGTACTTGAGGAGATGATCAGTGTTAGAGCTGTTTCTAAGCTTTGTGTGGTGCTCCAAGCTGACTACGCacattatttgaaagaaaaagcaaGGGAAATTCTAAGATCACACTACGATTTCTGGAAGAACTCTCCTTGTTTCATCTCTTCTCCCTTGTCAAAGAtccaattaatttga